One region of Chelonoidis abingdonii isolate Lonesome George chromosome 14, CheloAbing_2.0, whole genome shotgun sequence genomic DNA includes:
- the LOC116814651 gene encoding BPI fold-containing family B member 4-like, whose protein sequence is MPLDSGGPDADGGLLGGLLGGGGGGGLLGGLLGGGGGGGGLLSGITGGLLGGGGGGGGGGGLLGGGGGGGGGLLGDGGLLGDGGLLGILGEGGLLSTVQGLTGLRIVELTLPKVSVRLLPGIGVRLDLYTRVAINGKSLLGLLDIAVEVNITSKVRLTMDGTGYPRLVIESCDTLLDGIKIRLLRGLLPIVDNLLARVLNRLLPELLCPVVDVVLGLVNDELGLVNSLVPLGVLGSIQYTVSSLPLVTGQFLEVDLNTVVGRVAGGLVDYPLGKPEAVPMPPMPQMADTASSQLGLSVNFLGSVISLLQKQGALDIDITDGMFPELPPLTTSTLGALVPAVYQKFPEPQPLVLKVAVPKTPRVTLKKNQGWIQLTATTEVLVSQPNDAHQSLCILNIDAALLAHFSVENNKLKISVSLDKTHLSLASSSIGKFDVSLWESLVGKIFDVAFLPAVNSVLGGGIPLPRLMNIDFSNADIDVIEDLLVLSA, encoded by the exons ATGCCACTCGACAGTGGAGGTCCAGATGCAGATGGAGGCCTGCTAGGAGGTCTCCTTGGTGGTGGCGGTGGTGGTGGCCTGCTTGGGGGCTTACTTGGTGGAGGTGGCGGTGGAGGAGGGCTACTTAGTGGGATTACTGGTGGCTTGCTTGgtggagggggtggtggtggtggtggtggtggcctgcttggtggaggtggtggtggtggtggaggtctCCTTGGCGATG GAGGTCTGCTGGGTGATGGAGGTCTACTTGGTATCCTCGGGGAAGGAGGTCTGCTCAGCACCGTCCAGGGGCTCACAGG GTTGAGAATTGTGGAACTAACACTCCCCAAAGTATCTGTGAGACTCCTACCAGGGATTGGAGTCCGCCTGGACTTGTATACTAGAGTAGCAATCAATGGTAAGAG CCTCCTAGGTTTGCTTGACATTGCAGTGGAAGTGAACATCACGTCGAAAGTCAGATTGACCATGGATGGCACTGGCTACCCCAGGCTGGTGATTGAGAGCTGTGATACTCTTCTCGATGGTATTAAAATCAGACTCCTTAGAGG cCTGCTCCCGATTGTGGATAATTTATTGGCACGGGTCCTTAACAGACTGCTTCCTGAATTG CTGTGCCCAGTGGTTGATGTTGTCCTTGGCCTTGTCAATGATGAACTGGGCCTCGTGAACT CCCTGGTGCCCCTGGGTGTACTGGGAAGCATCCAGTACACTGTTTCCAGCCTTCCGCTAGTAACTGGCCAGTTCCTGGAAGTTGATTTAAAT ACTGTAGTTGGGCGGGTAGCAGGAGGCCTCGTTGACTACCCCCTGGGCAAACCAGAAGCTGTCCCCATGCCACCAATGCCACAGATGGCAGACACCGCCTCCTCCCAGCTTGGACTCTCTGTAAACTTCCTTGGCTCTGTAATCTCTCTCCTGCAGAAGCAAGGGGCACTTGATATAGACATCACTGATGGAATG TTTCCTGAGCTTCCTCCATTAACAACATCAACCCTTGGAGCCCTGGTTCCCGCG GTTTACCAGAAGttccctgagccccagccactGGTGCTGAAAGTTGCAGTGCCTAAAACTCCCAGGGTgaccttgaaaaaaaatcaaggctgGATACAACTCACTGCTACCACAGAAGTGTTGGTTTCCCAGCCCAATGATGCCCACCAGTCCCTGTGTATTCTAAATATT GATGCTGCTTTGTTGGCCCACTTTTCTGTTGAAAACAACAAACTGAAGATCAGTGTCAGCCTTGACAA GACTCATCTTTCCTTGGCTTCCTCCTCCATTGGCAAATTTGAT GTCTCGCTTTGGGAATCGCTGGTTGGCAAGATTTTTGATGTTGCCTTCCTGCCAGCAGTGAACA GTGTGTTAGGAGGAGGCATTCCTCTCCCTAGACTGATGAACATCGACTTTAGTAACGCTGATATTGATGTCATTGAA GATCTTCTTGTGTTATCAGCATGA